In the genome of Plectropomus leopardus isolate mb chromosome 19, YSFRI_Pleo_2.0, whole genome shotgun sequence, the window CAGTTTATGTCCCAGTTTTAAACTTTGTCGGTGAGGTGCGTTTTATGTTCACAGCCTGAACCACCAACGTAACTTAAACTCCACGCCGCTCAGGCCACGCAGTAACCGTGGCTCGCCATGAGGGCGGTCTGACTCTCCCTCCGCTTgtccctcttcttcctcagtCGGATCCTCCAGCAGACGGCGCTGGATCCCAGCAGGCCCAgtccagcagacagcagcaccaGCCCCAGCACCGAGATGGTGGACCCGTGCGAGTTGAAGGTGTACGCCACCGCCGTGACCACGACTCCGGCGATGAGTACGACAACGCCAAACGGCACCATGCAGCGGTAGCAGGACATTTCAGCGCCACCTGTGGCCGCCGTCAGCTGGATCTCGTTGACGTGCGGGACGTGTGTCGTCACGACGACGACGCCGCGGTCCTTCCTGGCCTTCTCCCGGCTCAGCTTCTCGGCAGAGATGGATGTCGGCATCCTCACGGCGCCTCTGGGGATCCTGCCGGCTTTGCTGTGGAGGTCGTCCGGCATGGCGATCTTACTGGCGAGGAAGAGGTGGGCCATCTTTACACTGATGTCAGcagtcagccaatcacagaaCAGCTAgctgaaaaaggaaaattgaaGAGGTGTTAAAGAATCTCTCCTGTATCGACCTcagtggctgaaaatgacataaacagctacaacaaatattaaccctttaacaccggGAGCAACATCAGTTTACGCGTTCATTCAGACTCCGTTcacgagcatttaaacctctgaaacccgaGAAAAACACCGAAAAAAtctgcaacttggcatgaaaaaaaagactaatgtCCAgaaactcttttctttttctttcttttttcttccttttctttctttcgttcTTATTAAATTTGGGTAGTTTTCTCCTAACTTGTAACTTATACTcgtgttcttgaaagaaattaagccaatttgctcatttaaTTTGAAGCATGCGTTGACaaagctctcctccctctgactCCTCATCATCCTCAGTGACGACGATCGTGACTCCTGATGTGTTTCATGATGTTCAGCTGCTGCTAACGACACTTTAATGTGAAACAGACGGAGGAAGCATTTAGATTTCATTAACAGCAGATCAGAAAACAGGGAGGGTCTCGCTAAACATGATCAGAGAGACATAAATCAGGGACAGTTAGAAATAATCGCCTGATGGAGGTCAGGAGGTCCATCATCTGCTGCAGTTTGGAAGTTACATCATCATCAAATAAGTGGAGTAATtagtactatttttttttagtttatttttctttcttttacctgatttatgtatttatttatttattttgctattttgttttactttttactcatttcttacaaattttggggtatttttttttctttttttgcccttagccttcttatgtttttttttttttaaacaaatcaagccaGAGTGACAGGGTTAGATAAAATTGTCaagacattttggcaagattttgtAAAGTTATGTTTCTAAACATGTTAAATCATGTCCAACCGCCCGCTCCGACTggagcagttttacaaactgtcattGTGTGCGAACAATATGCACAGAGGTGGTTATTAATAGCGCCCATACCACCGACtcatcacatgtacctgtaagccaggcatcaccaactggcggaCCACGGTCCAGATCCGGACCAAAACTTCGTCCCATCCGGACCcgtggccaagttgtaataaaatgtaagaatgagaacaatattttttaaggagtagtgctgggcaattaatcgaaaaataattgaaaccgacattcagaacctctaaccgATGTAACCTTGCCCATTTTGggtatttcagttatttaaaaattcccTTAACCCTTTCCCCACCGGGGCAGCCAACTCCCACGCATCTGCCACGCGTCTCACGCTTTTGGGCTGTCTCACGCtctcacaacaaaaaaaaaaaaacaccaaaacacagcgagggcagaagtgttgaacattgatgtaaaaaagtgaacaactttgactgtagaacagctgagtgtttgacagccacagcatctCATCATcacagatcaaacagctgatggtccgacagcagcg includes:
- the LOC121958374 gene encoding transmembrane protein 100-like, with the translated sequence MAHLFLASKIAMPDDLHSKAGRIPRGAVRMPTSISAEKLSREKARKDRGVVVVTTHVPHVNEIQLTAATGGAEMSCYRCMVPFGVVVLIAGVVVTAVAYTFNSHGSTISVLGLVLLSAGLGLLGSSAVCWRIRLRKKRDKRRESQTALMASHGYCVA